A stretch of Coccidioides posadasii str. Silveira chromosome 2, complete sequence DNA encodes these proteins:
- a CDS encoding uncharacterized protein (EggNog:ENOG410PGGH~COG:E~BUSCO:2628at33183) codes for MHVKEKLAHSEASGRPSISFEFFPPKTAQGVQNLYDRMDRMHGLGPAFIDITWGAGGRLSDLTCEMVNVAQSVYGLETCMHLTCTDMPREKVDWALQCAHKAGCTNILALRGDPPREKESWAPTEGGFRYAKDLVKYIREKYGNHFDIGVAGYPEGCEDEEDPETLMKHLKEKVDAGGTFIITQMFYDVDIFLDWVKRCRENGIQVPILPGIMPISTYASFLRRSNWVKCKVPESWMEALEPVKNDDAAVKQIGKKLVANMCQKILDSGIRHLHFYTMNLAQATKMVLEELKLIPSYETPLQKPLPWRQSLGLGRRDEDVRPIFWRHRHQSYVARTQTWDEFPNGRWTDSRSPAFGELDVYGIGLKGTNEQNIKLWGEPKSIKDLSAIFIRFLEGGLDRLPWSESPITEETDDIKQDLIDLNNRGFLTINSQPAVNGMSSSHPVYGWGPKNGYVYQKAYLELLIPPEVIGEVIRRIEKNPDLTYYAINKNGELKTNTSDSPNAVTWGIFASKEVIQPTIVETVSFLAWKDEAFRLGDDWAKCHDARSPSRQLIQRVMDEWYLVNIVNNDFHKTHDIFDLFNDIVVKDLDVEATGIEEPTSQPANTNPERQNGDAAQTKDISVATNGTSN; via the exons ATGCACGTCAAGGAGAAGCTGGCCCATTCGGAGGCCTCCGGGCGCCCGAGTATTTCGTTTGAGTTTTTCCCACCCAAGACCGCGCAAGGTGTGCAAAATCTTTACGATCGTATGGATCGCATGCACGGACTTGGTCCTGCTTTCATAGATATAACGTGGGGTGCTGGAGGTCGACTGTCGGATTTAACATGCGAAATGGTCAACGTCGCCCAGTCGGTCTACGGCCTTGAAACATGTATGCACCTTACCTGCACCGACATGCCGCGAGAAAAAGTTGATTGGGCCCTACAGTGTGCCCACAAGGCCGGCTGTACCAACATCTTAGCGCTCCGTGGCGATCCTCCCCGAGAAAAAGAATCATGGGCTCCCACAGAAGGTGGGTTCCGGTATGCAAAGGATCTCGTCAAGTACATTCGGGAGAAATATGGCAACCACTTTGACATCGGAGTCGCGGGCTATCCGGAGGGTTgcgaggatgaagaagaccCGGAGACTTTGATGAAGCATCTGAAGGAGAAAGTCGATGCTGGCGGAACGTTCATAATTACTCAGATGTTCTACGACGTTGATATCTTCCTTGACTGGGTGAAAAGGTGTCGTGAAAACGGAATTCAAGTTCCAATCCTTCCTGGGATCATGCCTATATCTACTTATGCCTCCTTCTTGAGAAGGTCGAACTGGGTGAAGTGTAAGGTCCCGGAATCATGGATGGAGGCCTTGGAACCTGTCAAGAACGACGACGCCGCTGTGAAGCAAATCGGCAAAAAGCTCGTCGCTAATATGTGCCAGAAGATTCTTGACTCGGGGATTCGCCATTTGCACTT TTACACTATGAATCTGGCTCAAGCTACGAAAATGGTTCTTGAGGAGCTTAAGTTGATCCCATCGTATGAGACTCCTCTTCAAAAGCCTCTGCCATGGCGACAATCCCTCGGTCTTGGACGAAGAGACGAAGACGTTCGCCCAATCTTCTGGAGACACAGGCATCAGTCATACGTTGCTCGTACACAGACTTGGGATGAATTCCCCAACGGTCGCTGGACTGATTCTCGCTCTCCTGCCTTCGGTGAACTCGATGTCTACGGCATAGGCCTCAAGGGTACTAACGAGCAGAACATTAAACTCTGGGGGGAACCAAAGTCCATCAAAGACCTATCGGCAATCTTTATACGATTCCTTGAGGGTGGCCTCGACAGACTTCCCTGGAGCGAGAGTCCTATAACAGAGGAAACCGACGACATCAAACAAGACCTGATTGATTTAAACAATCGAGGGTTCCTGACCATTAACTCTCAGCCAGCTGTTAATGGCATGTCCTCTTCCCACCCGGTCTACGGATGGGGACCGAAAAACGGTTACGTATATCAGAAAGCATACCTCGAACTGCTCATACCTCCAGAAGTGATCGGGGAAGTAATCCGTCGCATTGAGAAGAACCCCGATCTTACGTACTACGCTATTAACAAAAATGGCGAATTGAAAACTAACACCAGCGATAGTCCCAATGCAGTGACTTGGGGTATTTTCGCATCTAAAGAGGTTATTCAACCCACGATTGTTGAAACAGTCAGCTTTTTGGCATGGAAAGACGAGGCATTTCGATTGGGAGATGATTGGGCAAAATGCCACGACGCTCGTAGCCCCAGCAGGCAGCTTATCCAACGTGTCATGGATGAGTGGTACCTTGTTAACATCG TCAACAATGATTTCCACAAAACACACGACATCTTCGATCTCTTCAATGATATCGTGGTGAAGGATCTTGATGTGGAAGCTACCGGCATCGAGGAACCAACCTCGCAACCAGCCAACACCAATCCAGAGCGGCAGAATGGCGATGCTGCTCAGACCAAAGACATCTCAGTCGCTACCAATGGAACCTCAAACTGA